The following are encoded together in the Flavihumibacter fluvii genome:
- a CDS encoding IPT/TIG domain-containing protein gives MKKSNQVLLSVLIIFLFLFSCSKDSSDPVINPAAVRIDKSSITFPSDESIDSFTVTATGPWTISKPADANWVQLSTMSGGAGTTKVFINVPDNSANAVQTVTLNINSQATPESQTTLTIKQTNEMNVIWFSNNRAPGGGSINILGHGFSPYPSGNTVTINGINAFVTSATTQNLVVTVPDMAGTGPIVVTTGSVKDTAKGDFIYEWIGIATVIAGGIDGYRDGQGENAQFSRPFGIDIDGDNTIYVADYGNSKIRKITPEGLVTTLPGRIPAWNNSTGPNTDFSLPNDVAVDANGNVFVLEVQSNGVSKITPGGEVSLYAGGTGSGFKDGPASTALFNSSNYLSADKDGNLYLADRNNAAIRKISTGGMVTTLAGGQQGYQNGAGTAAMFSLPIAIDIDAVGNLFVTDDNNHRIRKVTAGGMVSTFAGNGNYSWVDGEALSVASFTSPQCLAVAPDGTVYVSEPGYSDMIRKINPGGKVDTITKYFEEATGAAFELRGIFGMTVGTNGVLYVADTYHHRIVKIAYK, from the coding sequence CCGGTAATTAACCCGGCAGCCGTCCGCATTGACAAATCCTCCATCACTTTTCCATCAGATGAATCAATTGACTCCTTTACAGTAACTGCCACTGGTCCATGGACCATATCAAAGCCAGCCGATGCAAATTGGGTTCAGTTAAGTACAATGTCTGGCGGTGCCGGAACTACAAAGGTGTTTATTAACGTTCCGGATAATTCGGCAAATGCCGTGCAAACAGTTACCCTGAATATTAACAGCCAGGCAACTCCGGAATCCCAGACAACGTTAACCATCAAGCAAACCAATGAAATGAATGTCATTTGGTTTTCAAATAATCGTGCGCCTGGTGGCGGCAGTATTAACATATTAGGGCATGGGTTTTCTCCCTATCCTTCCGGGAACACGGTAACCATTAATGGAATAAATGCATTTGTAACATCCGCCACTACTCAAAACCTGGTAGTAACTGTGCCGGACATGGCAGGCACAGGACCTATTGTAGTAACAACCGGCAGTGTTAAGGATACCGCCAAAGGCGATTTTATCTATGAATGGATTGGAATAGCTACAGTAATTGCCGGTGGTATTGATGGTTACCGGGATGGCCAGGGAGAAAATGCACAGTTTTCAAGGCCATTTGGAATTGACATTGATGGTGACAATACTATTTATGTAGCAGATTATGGAAATTCTAAAATCAGGAAAATTACCCCGGAAGGATTGGTGACTACACTGCCGGGAAGGATTCCGGCCTGGAATAACAGTACTGGCCCTAATACAGATTTTTCCTTGCCTAATGATGTAGCCGTTGATGCAAATGGAAATGTTTTCGTTTTGGAAGTCCAAAGTAATGGCGTAAGCAAGATAACTCCAGGCGGTGAAGTCAGTCTTTATGCAGGTGGAACCGGCTCAGGTTTCAAGGATGGACCGGCAAGTACCGCCCTGTTTAATTCATCCAATTATTTATCGGCAGATAAGGACGGGAACCTTTACCTGGCAGATCGTAATAATGCGGCTATCCGAAAAATTTCAACTGGCGGTATGGTCACAACATTGGCAGGTGGACAGCAGGGGTATCAAAATGGAGCAGGTACTGCAGCCATGTTTTCCTTACCAATTGCGATTGATATTGATGCTGTTGGAAACTTATTTGTAACAGACGATAATAACCATAGAATCAGAAAAGTTACTGCAGGGGGTATGGTATCAACATTTGCCGGCAATGGTAATTATTCATGGGTGGATGGAGAAGCATTATCTGTAGCAAGTTTTACCAGTCCGCAATGTCTTGCAGTTGCCCCCGATGGCACTGTGTATGTCAGCGAGCCGGGGTATTCAGATATGATCAGGAAAATAAATCCAGGTGGAAAAGTAGACACTATTACCAAATATTTTGAAGAAGCAACAGGTGCTGCATTTGAGTTACGAGGCATATTTGGAATGACGGTAGGTACGAATGGCGTGCTGTATGTAGCAGATACCTATCATCACCGTATTGTAAAAATTGCCTATAAGTAA